A genomic stretch from Capricornis sumatraensis isolate serow.1 chromosome 4, serow.2, whole genome shotgun sequence includes:
- the NFE2 gene encoding transcription factor NF-E2 45 kDa subunit — protein sequence MSPCPPQQSRNRVTQLPIPEPGEMELTWQEIMSITELQGLNAPSEPSFEPPAPVPYPGPPPPPSYCPCSIHSEPGFPLPTPPYELPAPTSHVPDPPYSYGSNMTVPVSKPLTLSGLLSDPLPDPLALLDIGLSAGPSKPQEDPESDSGLSLNYSDAESLELEGTEAGRRRSEYVEMYPVEYPYSLMPNSLTHPNYALPPAENPLALEPSSGPVRAKPTARGEAGSRDERRALAMKIPFPTDKIVNLPVDDFNELLARYPLTESQLALVRDIRRRGKNKVAAQNCRKRKLETIVQLERELERLGSERERLLRARGEADRTLEVMRQQLTDLYRDIFQHLRDEAGNSYSPEEYALHQAADGAIFLVPRGTKMEATD from the exons ATGTCCCCGTGTCCTCCACAGCAGAGCAGGAACAGGGTAACACAGCTACCCATTCCGGAGCCAGGTGAGATGGAACTGACTTGGCAGGAGATCATGTCCATCACTGAGCTGCAG GGTCTGAATGCTCCAAGTGAGCCATCATTCGAGCCCCCAGCCCCTGTCCCATACCCAGGGCCCCCGCCGCCTCCAAGTTACTGCCCCTGCTCTATCCACTCGGAGCCTGGCTTTCCCCTTCCTACACCACCTTATGAGCTCCCGGCACCCACGTCTCATGTCCCAGACCCTCCGTACTCCTATGGTAGCAACATGACTGTACCAGTCTCCAAGCCACTGACCCTCTCGGGCCTGCTCAGTGACCCCCTCCCAGACCCCTTGGCCCTCCTGGACATTGGGTTGTCAGCGGGGCCATCCAAGCCCCAAGAAGACCCAGAATCTGACTCAGGATTATCCCTCAACTATAGTGACGCTGAATCTCTTGAGTTGGAGGGGACGGAGGCTGGCCGGCGTCGCAGCGAGTATGTAGAGATGTACCCAGTGGAGTACCCCTACTCACTAATGCCCAACTCCTTGACCCACCCCAACTATGCCTTGCCACCTGCCGAGAACCCCTTAGCCTTAGAACCCTCCTCGGGCCCTGTGCGGGCCAAGCCCACTGCACGGGGGGAGGCGGGGAGTCGGGATGAGCGGCGGGCCCTGGCCATGAAGATCCCCTTCCCTACGGACAAGATTGTCAACCTGCCAGTAGACGACTTCAACGAGCTGCTGGCGCGGTACCCGCTGACAGAGAGCCAGCTGGCCCTGGTCCGGGACATCCGAAGGCGGGGCAAGAACAAGGTGGCCGCCCAGAACTGTCGCAAGAGAAAGCTGGAGACCATCGTGCAGCTGGAGCGGGAACTGGAGCGGCTGGGCAGCGAGCGGGAGCGGCTTCTCCGGGCCCGAGGCGAGGCTGACCGGACCCTGGAGGTCATGCGCCAACAGCTGACGGACCTGTACCGTGACATTTTCCAGCACTTGCGGGATGAAGCAGGCAACAGCTACTCCCCTGAAGAGTATGCGCTACACCAGGCTGCTGATGGGGCCATCTTCCTGGTGCCCCGGGGGACCAAGATGGAGGCCACAGACTGA
- the HNRNPA1 gene encoding heterogeneous nuclear ribonucleoprotein A1 isoform X1 yields MSKSESPKEPEQLRKLFIGGLSFETTDESLRSHFEQWGTLTDCVVMRDPNTKRSRGFGFVTYATVEEVDAAMNARPHKVDGRVVEPKRAVSREDSQRPGAHLTVKKIFVGGIKEDTEEHHLRDYFEQYGKIEVIEIMTDRGSGKKRGFAFVTFDDHDSVDKIVIQKYHTVNGHNCEVRKALSKQEMASASSSQRGRSGSGNFGGGRGGGFGGNDNFGRGGNFSGRGGFGGSRGGGGYGGSGDGYNGFGNDGGYGGGGPGYSGGSRGYGSGGQGYGNQGSGYGGSGSYDSYNNGGGGGGFGGGSGSNFGGGGSYNDFGNYNNQSSNFGPMKGGNFGGRSSGPYGGGGQYFAKPRNQGGYGGSSSSSSYGSGRRF; encoded by the exons ATGTCTAAATCAGAG TCTCCCAAAGAGCCCGAACAGCTGCGGAAGCTCTTCATCGGAGGATTGAGCTTTGAAACAACCGATGAGAGTCTGAGGAGTCATTTTGAGCAATGGGGAACGCTCACAGACTGTGTG GTAATGAGGGATCCAAACACCAAGCGCTCCAGAGGCTTCGGGTTTGTCACATACGCCACGGTGGAGGAGGTGGATGCGGCCATGAATGCAAGGCCACACAAGGTGGACGGAAGAGTTGTGGAACCAAAGAGGGCCGTCTCAAGAGAA GATTCTCAAAGACCTGGTGCCCACTTAACTGTGAAAAAGATTTTTGTTGGTGGCATTAAAGAAGACACTGAAGAACATCACCTGAGAGATTATTTTGAACAGTATGGGAAAATTGAAGTAATTGAAATCATGACTGACCGAGGCAGTGGCAAAAAGAGAGGCTTTGCTTTTGTAACCTTTGATGACCATGACTCCGTAGACAAGATTGTCA TTCAGAAATACCACACTGTGAATGGCCACAACTGTGAAGTGAGAAAAGCCCTGTCTAAGCAAGAGAtggctagtgcttcatccagccagagaG GTCGAAGTGGTTCTGGAAACTTTGGTGGCGGTCGTGGAGGTGGTTTTGGTGGGAATGACAACTTTGGTCGTGGAGGAAACTTCAGTGGTCGAG GTGGCTTTGGTGGCAGCCGCGGTGGTGGCGGATATGGTGGCAGTGGGGATGGATATAATGGATTTGGTAATGACG GTGGTTATGGAGGAGGCGGCCCTGGTTACTCTGGAGGAAGCAGAGGCTATGGAAGTGGTGGACAGGGTTATGGAAACCAGGGCAGTGGCTATGGCGGGAGTGGCAGCTATGACAGCTATAACAACGGTGGAGGCGGAGGCGGCTTTGGCGGTGGTAGTG GAAGCAATTTTGGAGGTGGCGGAAGCTACAATGATTTTGGCAATTACAACAATCAATCTTCAAATTTTGGACCCATGAAAGGAGGAAACTTTGGAGGGAGAAGTTCTGGCCCTTATGGTGGTGGAGGCCAATACTTTGCCAAACCACGAAACCAAG GTGGCTATGGTGgctccagcagcagcagtagctatgGCAGTGGCAGAAGGTTTTAA
- the HNRNPA1 gene encoding heterogeneous nuclear ribonucleoprotein A1 isoform X2, with translation MSKSESPKEPEQLRKLFIGGLSFETTDESLRSHFEQWGTLTDCVVMRDPNTKRSRGFGFVTYATVEEVDAAMNARPHKVDGRVVEPKRAVSREDSQRPGAHLTVKKIFVGGIKEDTEEHHLRDYFEQYGKIEVIEIMTDRGSGKKRGFAFVTFDDHDSVDKIVIQKYHTVNGHNCEVRKALSKQEMASASSSQRGRSGSGNFGGGRGGGFGGNDNFGRGGNFSGRGGFGGSRGGGGYGGSGDGYNGFGNDGSNFGGGGSYNDFGNYNNQSSNFGPMKGGNFGGRSSGPYGGGGQYFAKPRNQGGYGGSSSSSSYGSGRRF, from the exons ATGTCTAAATCAGAG TCTCCCAAAGAGCCCGAACAGCTGCGGAAGCTCTTCATCGGAGGATTGAGCTTTGAAACAACCGATGAGAGTCTGAGGAGTCATTTTGAGCAATGGGGAACGCTCACAGACTGTGTG GTAATGAGGGATCCAAACACCAAGCGCTCCAGAGGCTTCGGGTTTGTCACATACGCCACGGTGGAGGAGGTGGATGCGGCCATGAATGCAAGGCCACACAAGGTGGACGGAAGAGTTGTGGAACCAAAGAGGGCCGTCTCAAGAGAA GATTCTCAAAGACCTGGTGCCCACTTAACTGTGAAAAAGATTTTTGTTGGTGGCATTAAAGAAGACACTGAAGAACATCACCTGAGAGATTATTTTGAACAGTATGGGAAAATTGAAGTAATTGAAATCATGACTGACCGAGGCAGTGGCAAAAAGAGAGGCTTTGCTTTTGTAACCTTTGATGACCATGACTCCGTAGACAAGATTGTCA TTCAGAAATACCACACTGTGAATGGCCACAACTGTGAAGTGAGAAAAGCCCTGTCTAAGCAAGAGAtggctagtgcttcatccagccagagaG GTCGAAGTGGTTCTGGAAACTTTGGTGGCGGTCGTGGAGGTGGTTTTGGTGGGAATGACAACTTTGGTCGTGGAGGAAACTTCAGTGGTCGAG GTGGCTTTGGTGGCAGCCGCGGTGGTGGCGGATATGGTGGCAGTGGGGATGGATATAATGGATTTGGTAATGACG GAAGCAATTTTGGAGGTGGCGGAAGCTACAATGATTTTGGCAATTACAACAATCAATCTTCAAATTTTGGACCCATGAAAGGAGGAAACTTTGGAGGGAGAAGTTCTGGCCCTTATGGTGGTGGAGGCCAATACTTTGCCAAACCACGAAACCAAG GTGGCTATGGTGgctccagcagcagcagtagctatgGCAGTGGCAGAAGGTTTTAA